Proteins encoded within one genomic window of Pedobacter africanus:
- a CDS encoding QcrA and Rieske domain-containing protein gives MEREEFIKSLGLGLALICTGSCMSGCGGKGDTGTPDPGPNPPGGGGGGGNTASVNLSTQLMAIGDQATANGVLFFRIAAGNMPASFVATESICPHQGGSLVWKQAQSRIQCQTHFSEYGSNGGVLQQPQNTTGTTRTLKIYSTAVSGTTLTATIA, from the coding sequence ATGGAACGTGAAGAATTCATCAAGTCCTTAGGACTTGGCCTGGCATTGATATGCACCGGATCTTGTATGTCCGGATGCGGAGGAAAAGGTGATACAGGTACTCCTGATCCCGGACCTAATCCTCCTGGAGGGGGGGGAGGCGGTGGCAATACCGCTTCAGTTAATCTTTCTACACAGCTGATGGCCATAGGCGATCAGGCTACAGCAAATGGTGTACTGTTTTTTAGGATAGCTGCAGGTAATATGCCTGCTTCCTTTGTGGCTACAGAATCTATTTGCCCGCATCAGGGAGGGAGTCTGGTGTGGAAACAGGCTCAGAGCAGGATCCAGTGCCAGACCCATTTTTCTGAGTACGGTTCAAATGGTGGCGTTTTGCAGCAACCTCAAAATACAACCGGAACTACCCGTACCCTTAAAATCTATAGCACGGCGGTAAGCGGAACCACCTTAACTGCAACTATAGCCTAA
- the dcp gene encoding peptidyl-dipeptidase Dcp — translation MKKSLKLPLVALLAIFSSCENGNKKQAADNTGISPSNPFLKESTLPYQVADFDQIKDGDFAPAIEEGMKQHLEEISKIADNPESPSFENTLLAMEKSGRMLARVNQVFGLLTGANTNDDLQKIQEKIAPKQAAHQDAIYLNEKLFKRIESIYNSREQLKLDAESKRLIEYQYQKFVLAGAKLSETAKTELKKLNEEEASLSAKFSNQLIAAAKAGALVADKQTDLAGLSEGELSAAAQAAKTAKLDGKWQLPLQNTTQQPLLQTLTVRATRQKLFEASWNRAEKGDANDTRKTIVQIAKIRAEKAKLMGFPDYATWKLQDQMAKSPVAVDAFFAKLVPSATARAKSEAAEIQNLIDRQKGGFKLEPYDWNFYAEQVRKVKYDLNENEIKPYFELYNVLKNGVFYAATQLYGITFKERTDLPVYHKDVKVFELFDKDNSTIGLFYCDYFKRDNKNGGAWMDNMVGQSKLLGTKPVIFNVCNFTKPASGQPALISFDDVTTMFHEFGHALHGFFANQQYPSLSGTNVARDFVEFPSQFNEHWAVDPMVFKNYAVHHTTGQAMPKALVDKIKKAADFNQGYALTEVLAAAALDMQWHKLPADAALQDADQFETAALKKTGLSLSYVPPRYRSSYFLHIWGNGYAAGYYAYLWTEMLDHDAFSWFEENGGLTRANGQRFRDMILSKGNTEDYGKMFRDFRGHDPNIRAMQKYRGLPQK, via the coding sequence ATGAAAAAATCGTTAAAGTTACCCCTCGTGGCTTTACTGGCTATTTTTTCTTCCTGTGAAAACGGGAATAAAAAACAGGCAGCAGACAATACAGGTATTTCCCCTTCCAACCCTTTTCTTAAAGAGAGCACACTTCCGTACCAGGTTGCTGATTTTGACCAGATAAAGGACGGTGATTTTGCCCCTGCTATTGAAGAAGGGATGAAACAGCACCTGGAAGAGATCAGCAAAATTGCAGACAATCCGGAATCGCCCAGCTTTGAAAACACACTGCTGGCTATGGAGAAAAGCGGACGGATGCTGGCCCGTGTAAACCAGGTATTCGGACTGCTAACCGGTGCAAACACCAATGACGATCTGCAAAAGATACAGGAAAAAATAGCACCGAAACAGGCAGCCCATCAGGATGCAATCTACCTGAACGAAAAATTATTCAAACGCATTGAATCCATCTACAATAGCCGGGAACAGCTAAAACTGGATGCGGAATCGAAAAGGTTAATTGAGTACCAATACCAGAAATTTGTACTTGCCGGAGCAAAACTTTCTGAAACGGCTAAAACGGAACTCAAAAAATTGAATGAAGAAGAAGCTTCATTAAGTGCCAAATTTTCGAACCAGCTGATTGCCGCGGCAAAAGCGGGAGCGCTGGTGGCCGACAAACAGACTGACCTCGCTGGTTTATCTGAAGGTGAACTAAGTGCAGCTGCCCAGGCAGCCAAAACCGCAAAGCTGGATGGAAAGTGGCAGCTTCCACTTCAAAATACCACGCAGCAACCTCTGCTGCAGACTTTAACCGTACGCGCAACCCGCCAGAAATTATTTGAAGCCTCCTGGAACAGGGCCGAAAAGGGAGATGCCAACGATACCCGCAAAACGATTGTCCAGATTGCTAAAATACGGGCCGAAAAAGCAAAGCTCATGGGCTTCCCCGACTATGCAACCTGGAAACTACAGGACCAGATGGCCAAAAGCCCTGTTGCTGTTGATGCATTCTTTGCCAAATTGGTGCCATCGGCAACGGCGAGGGCAAAATCGGAAGCAGCTGAAATACAAAATTTGATAGACCGGCAAAAGGGAGGCTTTAAACTGGAGCCTTACGACTGGAACTTTTACGCTGAACAAGTGCGGAAAGTCAAATATGACCTCAACGAAAATGAGATCAAGCCTTATTTTGAGTTGTACAACGTGCTGAAGAATGGTGTGTTTTACGCCGCTACCCAGCTTTATGGCATTACTTTTAAAGAGCGTACAGACCTCCCTGTATACCATAAAGACGTTAAGGTTTTTGAATTGTTTGACAAAGACAACAGCACCATAGGCCTGTTTTATTGCGATTACTTTAAGCGCGACAATAAAAATGGCGGGGCCTGGATGGACAATATGGTTGGGCAATCCAAATTACTGGGCACAAAACCCGTTATTTTTAATGTCTGCAATTTCACGAAGCCAGCCAGCGGTCAGCCTGCATTAATTAGCTTTGATGATGTGACCACCATGTTCCATGAGTTTGGACATGCCCTTCATGGCTTTTTTGCAAACCAGCAATACCCGAGTTTGTCGGGTACCAATGTTGCACGCGATTTTGTAGAATTCCCATCGCAGTTTAATGAACATTGGGCTGTAGACCCTATGGTCTTTAAAAACTACGCTGTGCACCACACTACCGGACAAGCTATGCCAAAGGCGCTGGTCGACAAGATCAAAAAAGCAGCAGATTTTAATCAGGGATACGCCCTAACAGAAGTGCTGGCTGCAGCGGCATTAGATATGCAATGGCATAAACTCCCCGCAGATGCCGCCTTACAGGATGCAGATCAGTTTGAAACAGCGGCATTAAAAAAAACTGGGCTAAGCTTAAGCTATGTACCTCCAAGATACCGTTCCAGCTATTTCCTGCACATTTGGGGAAATGGTTATGCAGCAGGCTATTATGCTTACCTGTGGACAGAGATGCTGGACCACGATGCTTTTTCCTGGTTTGAAGAAAATGGCGGGCTCACAAGGGCCAATGGCCAGCGTTTCCGCGACATGATCCTGTCCAAAGGCAATACAGAGGACTATGGCAAAATGTTCCGCGATTTCCGCGGACACGATCCAAATATCAGGGCCATGCAAAAATACCGCGGTTTGCCGCAAAAATAA
- a CDS encoding DUF5777 family beta-barrel protein has translation MKKISLFLIPFLFVLTITKAQKADSLLNALDSGSMGTKVDAVFKSTRVVLSHSTETQKKHDLDLRIRHHFGDIGGKFGNAHTLYGLDVASDLFIGLDYGVTDDFTVAVGRSKQDELFNFSGKYKLLKQRTDNIMPVNLTLMAQMGWIAREPFSESEFSSYADRFSYFLQAIISRKISSRLSLQAMPGLLMRKNVADSRDPEQLFSLGFAGRMKLTKRLSFVADYTLVNGLSRPKDLAQAYYNPLGVGLEIETGGHIFSLNFMNSEYIVENNFIPGTKKSWEDGGVRFGFTISRNFTLFKSKNKDPDKTSKIY, from the coding sequence ATGAAAAAAATCAGCTTGTTTCTTATCCCCTTTTTATTTGTGCTGACAATAACCAAAGCCCAGAAAGCGGATTCTTTATTAAATGCATTGGATAGTGGCAGTATGGGGACTAAAGTGGATGCGGTGTTTAAATCTACCCGCGTAGTGCTGTCACATTCTACCGAAACCCAGAAGAAACATGACCTGGATCTGCGGATCCGGCATCACTTCGGAGATATCGGAGGTAAATTCGGTAATGCCCATACTTTGTATGGGCTTGACGTTGCGTCAGATCTTTTTATAGGTCTGGATTATGGTGTGACCGATGATTTTACTGTTGCCGTGGGGCGAAGTAAACAAGATGAACTTTTTAATTTCTCTGGGAAATACAAATTACTTAAGCAAAGAACCGACAACATCATGCCGGTGAACTTAACCTTAATGGCACAAATGGGCTGGATAGCCAGGGAGCCTTTTTCTGAGTCTGAATTTTCAAGTTATGCAGACCGGTTCTCTTATTTTCTGCAGGCCATCATCTCCAGAAAAATATCGTCAAGGTTGTCGCTGCAGGCGATGCCAGGTTTACTGATGCGGAAAAATGTTGCAGATAGCAGGGATCCTGAGCAGCTTTTCTCGCTTGGCTTTGCGGGCAGAATGAAACTGACCAAAAGGCTGTCTTTTGTTGCCGATTATACCCTGGTCAATGGACTATCGAGGCCAAAAGACCTTGCACAGGCTTATTACAATCCACTTGGTGTAGGCCTGGAAATAGAAACCGGCGGGCATATCTTTTCTTTAAATTTCATGAACTCCGAATACATTGTAGAGAACAACTTTATTCCTGGTACCAAAAAATCGTGGGAGGACGGTGGTGTGCGTTTTGGCTTTACCATTTCCAGAAACTTTACACTCTTTAAATCAAAAAATAAAGACCCGGATAAAACATCTAAAATTTACTAA
- the pfkA gene encoding 6-phosphofructokinase yields MKPNIKNIAVLTSGGDAPGMNACIRAVVRTGIYNGINMFGVLQGYQGLISNNINPMDARSVSNIIHLGGTILKTARCLEFKTDEGMQLAYDNLKKHDIDALVVIGGDGTFTGAKRFGEKFGIRVMGVPGTIDNDLYGSDFTLGYDTAINTVVEAIDKIRDTADSHDRLFFIEVMGRDSGCIALRSAISSGAEAVLLPEKDTSLNELIAQLETGASTKKTSSIVIVSEGHKDGGAYDVAKKVKERFNHYDTKVTILGHLQRGGSPSSFDRILGSRLGFAAVNELLKGNTMQMVGLRGNDVQTTSLKDALTTHSFKLESDLLEMTKVLSI; encoded by the coding sequence ATGAAACCAAATATCAAAAATATCGCCGTATTAACCTCTGGTGGAGATGCTCCCGGAATGAACGCCTGTATCAGAGCTGTAGTCCGAACCGGAATATACAATGGTATAAATATGTTTGGAGTTTTGCAAGGATATCAGGGATTAATCAGTAACAATATTAATCCTATGGATGCAAGATCCGTAAGCAACATCATTCATCTGGGTGGTACTATACTGAAAACAGCCCGCTGCCTTGAATTTAAAACCGATGAGGGTATGCAGCTTGCTTATGACAACCTGAAAAAACACGACATAGACGCATTGGTGGTTATTGGAGGTGACGGCACTTTCACCGGGGCCAAACGTTTCGGAGAGAAATTCGGCATCCGCGTGATGGGTGTACCCGGAACCATCGACAATGACCTTTATGGATCTGACTTCACCCTGGGCTATGACACTGCCATAAACACCGTGGTTGAGGCCATAGATAAGATACGCGACACTGCGGATTCACACGACCGTTTGTTTTTCATTGAAGTAATGGGCCGTGACTCGGGCTGCATTGCTTTGAGAAGTGCAATTTCAAGTGGCGCCGAAGCTGTGCTTCTGCCGGAAAAAGACACCAGCTTAAATGAGCTCATCGCTCAGCTGGAAACAGGGGCATCAACCAAAAAAACTTCAAGCATTGTAATTGTGTCTGAGGGACATAAAGACGGAGGCGCATATGATGTTGCAAAAAAAGTTAAGGAAAGATTTAACCATTATGATACCAAAGTCACTATCTTAGGGCACCTTCAGCGTGGGGGCAGTCCCAGCAGTTTCGACAGGATACTGGGAAGCAGGCTGGGCTTTGCCGCTGTAAATGAACTGCTAAAGGGAAATACCATGCAAATGGTTGGCCTGAGGGGCAACGATGTGCAAACCACCAGTCTGAAAGATGCGCTGACAACGCACAGCTTTAAACTGGAAAGTGATTTATTGGAAATGACTAAAGTTTTATCGATATGA
- a CDS encoding YceI family protein, translating into MTWVKKIIRPLLGLACMLLQFDATAQNYMGKSIKLSIFSSTPVEDIRAVSLKGSAVLLAKTRELVAQVPIKSLEFDRKLMQEHFNENYMESDKYPLARFKGTIDQEVDFTKEGEYNVTVNGTLSVHGVDKQRSITGKIIVKDGILQIQTTFKVACADHKIKIPTLIITKVAEVIEVKVDGKLNQIK; encoded by the coding sequence ATGACCTGGGTAAAAAAAATAATTAGGCCGCTGTTGGGCTTAGCATGTATGCTGCTGCAGTTCGATGCAACTGCGCAGAATTACATGGGGAAAAGCATAAAACTGTCCATTTTTTCTTCTACTCCGGTGGAAGACATCAGGGCCGTAAGTTTAAAGGGGAGTGCAGTACTGCTTGCCAAAACCAGGGAGTTAGTGGCCCAGGTGCCCATTAAAAGCCTTGAGTTCGACCGGAAACTGATGCAGGAGCATTTTAATGAGAACTATATGGAGAGCGATAAATACCCGCTGGCGAGATTTAAAGGAACAATAGATCAGGAGGTGGATTTTACCAAAGAGGGCGAATACAATGTAACGGTTAATGGTACGCTTTCGGTACACGGGGTGGATAAGCAGCGAAGTATAACAGGAAAAATAATAGTGAAGGATGGAATATTACAGATTCAGACCACATTTAAGGTGGCCTGTGCCGACCATAAGATAAAAATCCCGACACTCATCATTACCAAGGTTGCAGAAGTGATAGAAGTGAAAGTTGATGGTAAGCTTAACCAGATAAAATAA
- a CDS encoding threonine aldolase family protein produces the protein MKIDLRSDTVTTPDQGMLDAMMSAQVGDDVFGEDETVKQLEHKLAAMFHMEAGLFCPSGTMTNQIAIKCFTNPMDEVICDQTAHVYRYERGGIAYHSMASVRLLNAERGILTPELIEPEINEENIHYPHSSLVVLENTVNKGGGACYRLSQIEPIHTLCNIKGLKLHLDGARIFNALTATGEHASGYGRYFDGISVCLSKGLGAPVGSVLLGSKETIKKATGIRKAFGGGMRQAGFLAAAGIYALDHNITKLATDHQHAKALGDALSSVNYVASVLPVETNIVIFEVAEGIRPAHLVHLLAEKEIACNATGPKTVRMVTHLNISSEMIDRAIENIIHLQVSAHK, from the coding sequence ATGAAGATAGACCTTAGAAGTGACACGGTAACAACGCCCGATCAGGGGATGCTGGATGCGATGATGAGTGCTCAAGTTGGGGACGATGTTTTTGGTGAAGATGAGACTGTAAAGCAGCTGGAACATAAGCTGGCTGCCATGTTTCATATGGAAGCAGGTCTGTTCTGTCCTTCGGGCACCATGACCAATCAGATTGCCATCAAGTGTTTTACCAACCCGATGGATGAAGTGATCTGCGATCAGACCGCTCATGTATACCGTTACGAAAGAGGCGGAATTGCCTATCATTCTATGGCCTCTGTAAGGTTATTGAATGCAGAAAGAGGAATTCTGACACCGGAACTGATAGAACCTGAAATTAACGAAGAAAACATTCATTATCCGCACAGCAGCCTGGTGGTATTGGAAAATACGGTGAACAAGGGGGGCGGTGCATGTTACCGGCTTTCGCAGATTGAGCCCATTCATACCTTATGCAATATAAAAGGCTTAAAGCTTCACCTGGATGGGGCAAGGATATTCAATGCCTTAACAGCTACAGGGGAACATGCTTCTGGCTACGGTCGCTACTTTGATGGCATTTCAGTATGCCTTTCTAAAGGACTTGGTGCGCCTGTCGGTTCTGTGCTGCTGGGCTCAAAAGAAACCATTAAAAAAGCAACCGGTATCCGTAAGGCTTTTGGCGGAGGGATGCGCCAGGCCGGATTTCTGGCCGCGGCGGGTATTTATGCTTTAGACCATAACATCACTAAACTTGCTACCGATCATCAGCATGCCAAGGCGCTGGGAGATGCCTTGAGCAGTGTAAACTATGTTGCTTCGGTATTACCTGTTGAAACCAATATTGTCATTTTTGAAGTAGCTGAGGGGATAAGACCAGCCCACCTGGTGCATCTGCTTGCTGAAAAAGAAATAGCCTGTAACGCCACTGGCCCAAAAACGGTAAGAATGGTGACACATTTAAATATTTCTTCAGAAATGATAGACAGGGCTATTGAAAACATAATACATTTGCAGGTATCAGCACATAAATAA
- a CDS encoding N-acetylglucosamine kinase, whose product MILIADGGSTKTNWCLINEAGRKILFNTEGYNPYFSKTDYIIESLKKSIPDYLETEKLTEVNYYGAGCSTEGNRKIVSDAMQQVFPNAKINIGHDLLASCRALLADEAGFAAILGTGTNTCLYDGKDITLNIDSLGYFLGDEGSGCFIGKKILGDYMKGYMPKGLRESFYDNFALTNEDIFDHIYNKPLPNRFCAGFSKFLYDFKDNYEDYTFTTIDHAFTAFFDNLVTHYPNYKDYKLNCVGSVGYSFRDILSVVADRYEMGIGKIIRSPIDDLVDYHLHIAGK is encoded by the coding sequence ATGATACTAATTGCAGACGGAGGATCGACCAAAACAAACTGGTGTTTAATTAATGAAGCGGGTAGAAAAATCCTTTTCAACACCGAGGGATACAATCCATATTTTTCCAAAACCGACTACATTATTGAGTCTTTAAAAAAATCGATTCCTGATTACCTGGAAACAGAAAAATTAACCGAAGTAAACTATTACGGTGCAGGATGTTCAACAGAGGGCAACAGGAAAATAGTTTCCGACGCCATGCAGCAGGTATTTCCTAATGCAAAAATCAATATCGGACATGATCTTCTGGCTTCATGCCGGGCCCTGCTTGCTGATGAAGCTGGCTTTGCGGCCATTTTGGGTACAGGTACCAATACCTGCCTGTATGATGGCAAAGACATTACACTCAACATCGATTCCCTAGGTTATTTCCTGGGTGATGAGGGCAGTGGCTGTTTTATAGGAAAAAAAATACTGGGTGACTACATGAAAGGTTATATGCCAAAAGGTCTGAGAGAGAGTTTTTACGATAATTTTGCGCTGACAAACGAAGATATTTTCGATCACATTTACAACAAACCATTGCCTAACCGTTTTTGTGCGGGCTTTAGTAAGTTCCTGTACGACTTTAAGGACAACTATGAAGATTATACCTTTACGACGATAGATCATGCATTTACCGCATTTTTCGACAACCTGGTAACACACTATCCAAACTATAAGGATTATAAATTAAACTGCGTTGGTTCTGTAGGTTATAGCTTCAGGGACATCCTGAGTGTAGTAGCAGACCGTTATGAAATGGGCATTGGTAAGATCATCCGTTCCCCAATAGATGATCTGGTAGATTATCACCTGCATATTGCCGGCAAATAA
- a CDS encoding NUDIX hydrolase, whose protein sequence is MKEVLPKFNSTFSIDCVLFGFDEGELKILLIERNEEPFKDWWALPGNLVEEDESLDQSATRILHELTGLSDIYMEQYYTFGDVNRHPQGRVVSIAYYALLRLGGDKVVKPISNYAKQAYWRNVKDLPKLAFDHQQIFEKGMEKIKRRIKHQPIAFELLPEKFTLTQLQNVYEVILNKKLDKRNFRKKMLSFGVLRDLNEKQYGVSFRAATLYKFDKRKYAKLFGKEISF, encoded by the coding sequence TTGAAAGAAGTCTTACCAAAATTTAATTCCACTTTCTCGATTGATTGTGTGCTTTTCGGATTTGATGAAGGAGAATTGAAAATTCTTTTAATTGAAAGGAACGAGGAGCCTTTTAAGGATTGGTGGGCCTTACCAGGAAACCTGGTTGAAGAGGATGAGAGCCTGGACCAGTCTGCTACAAGAATTCTTCATGAGCTTACCGGGCTGAGCGACATTTACATGGAGCAGTATTATACCTTTGGTGATGTAAACCGGCACCCCCAGGGAAGGGTGGTGAGCATAGCCTATTATGCGCTTTTAAGATTGGGGGGCGATAAGGTGGTAAAGCCGATCAGCAATTATGCAAAACAGGCTTACTGGAGGAATGTGAAGGATTTGCCTAAGCTGGCTTTTGACCATCAGCAGATCTTTGAGAAAGGAATGGAAAAGATCAAAAGGCGGATCAAGCACCAGCCTATTGCATTTGAGCTTTTGCCTGAAAAATTTACCCTCACCCAATTGCAGAATGTTTATGAAGTTATTTTAAATAAAAAGCTGGATAAGCGGAACTTCAGGAAAAAGATGCTGAGCTTCGGAGTGCTCAGGGACCTTAACGAAAAACAATATGGCGTGTCGTTCAGGGCAGCAACCCTTTATAAATTTGACAAAAGGAAATATGCCAAATTGTTTGGTAAGGAAATTTCTTTCTGA
- the gap gene encoding type I glyceraldehyde-3-phosphate dehydrogenase gives MSKIGINGFGRIGRLVFRAALKRGLDIVAINDLVEPDYMAYMLKYDSTHGRFDGTIAVENGHLVVNGKTIRITAEKDPANLKWNEVGVETVIESTGLFLTRADAEKHIAAGAKRVVFSAPAKDADIPTYVMGVNHHKLTPDQTIVSNASCTTNCLAPIAKVLNDNFGIVEGLMSTIHAVTATQKTVDGPSAKDWRGGRGGFSNIIPSSTGAAKAVGMVLPELKGKLTGMSFRVPVADVSVVDLTARLEKPATYEQIKAAMKAASEGELKGVLAYTEDEVVSSDFIGDDHASIFDAKAGISLNDNFVKVVSWYDNEWGYSSALAKFVEYYGNLK, from the coding sequence ATGAGCAAAATTGGAATTAACGGCTTTGGCCGTATCGGCAGACTGGTTTTCAGAGCTGCTTTAAAAAGAGGATTGGACATTGTTGCTATTAATGACCTTGTAGAGCCGGATTACATGGCTTATATGTTAAAATACGACTCAACACATGGTCGTTTTGACGGCACCATCGCAGTAGAAAACGGTCACCTGGTGGTAAACGGAAAAACCATCCGCATTACTGCTGAAAAAGATCCCGCAAATTTAAAATGGAATGAAGTAGGTGTTGAGACCGTTATCGAATCAACCGGTTTGTTCCTGACCCGCGCTGATGCTGAAAAACACATCGCCGCCGGCGCAAAAAGAGTAGTATTCTCTGCTCCTGCAAAGGATGCCGATATCCCTACTTATGTAATGGGCGTAAATCACCATAAATTAACTCCAGACCAGACTATTGTTTCAAATGCGTCTTGTACTACAAACTGCCTTGCACCAATCGCAAAGGTTTTAAACGATAACTTCGGTATTGTTGAGGGTCTGATGAGTACTATTCACGCCGTAACAGCAACCCAGAAAACAGTTGATGGCCCTTCTGCCAAAGACTGGAGAGGCGGACGCGGTGGTTTCTCAAACATCATCCCTTCTTCAACAGGTGCGGCAAAAGCCGTTGGTATGGTATTGCCCGAACTGAAAGGAAAATTAACAGGTATGTCATTCCGCGTTCCTGTAGCTGACGTTTCGGTAGTAGATTTAACTGCCCGTTTAGAGAAGCCAGCTACCTATGAGCAGATCAAAGCGGCAATGAAAGCTGCATCGGAAGGTGAGCTTAAAGGTGTGCTTGCTTACACTGAAGATGAAGTAGTTTCTTCCGATTTCATTGGAGATGACCACGCTTCTATCTTTGACGCAAAAGCAGGTATTTCACTGAATGATAACTTCGTAAAAGTAGTTTCATGGTATGATAACGAATGGGGCTATTCTTCTGCATTAGCTAAATTCGTTGAATACTACGGAAATTTAAAGTAA
- a CDS encoding outer membrane beta-barrel protein, translating into MKKELNDSEFDAAFRKKVFDADLQFEEAAWNKMEQKLRRRDRVVFFRKAGAICLLLLIGFAGYLVMNSNPAKDGGGKMVSSGPARTGAVAVPEAGIKAIEGTSAEQSELLPVLTYTKRSGGRTNRLQANVLLGKASVDSARRDSLVQPGAQQLLVQQEPVKPHSDLNQADAEVTASAGTGVLPAAVASVAKKTKTSRNRTLPMSLSLSIGPEFNSAAALIGGKKGFSAGLGFSLGVARRITLQTGVKYSRKDYAADNYAYQFRNPRIKDLVTKVDASCAVLEVPLQASYTFWDDAGKSIDVNVGVSSYFMLKEDYTYRYTEGSGIGDRYQEYNNRNQHYFGVADLSATYYIKLKKEKLQLGLEPYVKLPLTGVGEGKVNLKSSGLSLKLRYDLGKKNN; encoded by the coding sequence ATGAAAAAAGAATTGAACGATAGTGAATTTGATGCTGCCTTTAGGAAAAAGGTATTTGATGCGGATCTCCAGTTTGAAGAAGCGGCATGGAATAAGATGGAACAAAAGCTGCGGCGTAGGGACCGGGTAGTGTTTTTTAGAAAAGCCGGTGCTATTTGTCTGTTGCTTTTAATTGGTTTTGCTGGGTACCTGGTGATGAATTCCAATCCTGCTAAAGATGGGGGAGGTAAAATGGTAAGCAGCGGGCCAGCCAGAACAGGCGCAGTTGCAGTGCCTGAAGCTGGTATTAAAGCTATTGAAGGTACCTCAGCTGAACAGTCTGAATTGCTTCCGGTATTGACTTATACAAAAAGAAGCGGAGGTAGAACCAATCGCCTGCAGGCTAATGTTTTGCTTGGGAAAGCCTCTGTTGATAGTGCCCGTAGGGATAGTCTGGTTCAGCCAGGAGCTCAGCAGCTACTGGTACAGCAGGAACCGGTTAAACCACACAGCGATTTAAATCAGGCAGATGCTGAGGTCACCGCCTCAGCAGGGACTGGTGTTTTACCAGCAGCAGTAGCTTCGGTGGCTAAAAAAACGAAAACTTCGCGAAACAGGACATTGCCCATGAGCCTATCGCTAAGTATAGGACCGGAATTTAATTCAGCAGCGGCATTGATTGGTGGGAAAAAGGGTTTTAGTGCAGGCCTGGGTTTCAGTTTGGGCGTAGCCAGGCGGATTACCCTGCAAACAGGTGTAAAATACAGCAGGAAAGATTATGCCGCAGATAATTATGCTTATCAATTCAGAAACCCCAGAATAAAAGACCTGGTTACCAAAGTAGATGCCTCCTGTGCCGTATTGGAGGTCCCTTTGCAGGCCTCTTATACTTTCTGGGATGATGCGGGCAAAAGCATAGATGTTAATGTTGGGGTATCCAGCTATTTTATGCTCAAAGAGGATTATACCTACCGGTATACCGAGGGTTCGGGTATCGGTGACCGTTACCAGGAATACAACAACAGGAACCAGCATTATTTTGGGGTAGCCGACCTTTCTGCAACTTATTACATAAAGCTTAAAAAAGAAAAGCTGCAGCTGGGCCTTGAACCTTATGTTAAGCTACCGCTGACAGGTGTTGGAGAAGGTAAGGTAAATCTAAAATCGAGCGGACTTTCATTAAAACTGCGTTATGACCTGGGTAAAAAAAATAATTAG